Proteins encoded in a region of the Clostridium butyricum genome:
- a CDS encoding topoisomerase DNA-binding C4 zinc finger domain-containing protein — protein MNKINKDIIVTEKKYIEELRKLPKNSDTEFVCEKCGALLKIREGRKKFLGCGNFPKCKNTHSLIVQFKPSSIHSIRANEIISEVGGWKCTRSSTWVVGGYNEDMRKTDCGSNNNTILPILCSDDIF, from the coding sequence ATGAATAAAATAAATAAGGACATTATTGTAACTGAAAAGAAATATATAGAAGAATTAAGAAAACTTCCTAAAAATAGCGATACTGAATTTGTTTGTGAGAAATGTGGTGCTTTATTAAAAATAAGAGAAGGGCGAAAAAAATTTTTAGGTTGTGGAAATTTTCCAAAATGCAAAAATACGCATTCTTTAATAGTTCAATTTAAACCTAGTTCAATTCATTCTATAAGGGCAAATGAAATAATATCTGAGGTTGGGGGTTGGAAATGTACTAGAAGTAGCACCTGGGTAGTCGGAGGATACAACGAAGACATGAGAAAGACCGATTGCGGTTCTAACAACAACACAATACTGCCTATATTATGTTCTGATGATATATTTTAA